A single genomic interval of halophilic archaeon DL31 harbors:
- a CDS encoding Alanine--glyoxylate transaminase (KEGG: hsl:OE4391F aminotransferase class V (serine--pyruvate aminotransferase / alanine--glyoxylate aminotransferase)~PFAM: Aminotransferase, class V/Cysteine desulfurase), translating to MREDFLLLNPGPVPMSRDALEAMSEPMVSHRSAEFEAVYERAQDGLEYVFERSTLDESRTTEGGESLILNGTATMGMEAAVANLVDADDELVAVVNGKFGRRFKRIAQRHCEVTAVEFDWGNPIDVDAVAAAVSDDTEVVTLVHNETSTGLLNPAKEVGEIAADHDARFIVDGVTCIGGDEFLMDEWNVDIAVTDGQKALAAPPGVSALWVGEGVAKHLDGENAPFYEDLDWHRRKADQHQTPFTSAIPLIRGLAVAVEEIRHEGMGERIGRHREQSAAFREAMEALGLTLFAQCNDVSDYSNTLTAVRLPEGARGEDSDAFFDAVADRGVSISGGQAHLGGDIFRVSNMGNLTTAQLARGVRTIGEAFNEVGVDADTAAGVDAVETRLR from the coding sequence GCCGAGTTCGAAGCGGTGTACGAGCGGGCCCAGGACGGCCTCGAATACGTGTTCGAGCGGTCGACGCTCGATGAGTCCCGCACCACAGAGGGCGGTGAGTCGCTGATTCTCAACGGCACCGCCACGATGGGGATGGAGGCAGCCGTCGCCAACCTCGTCGACGCGGACGACGAACTCGTAGCCGTCGTCAACGGGAAGTTCGGCCGGCGGTTCAAACGTATCGCCCAGCGCCACTGCGAAGTCACCGCCGTGGAGTTCGACTGGGGGAACCCAATCGATGTTGACGCTGTCGCAGCGGCCGTCTCCGATGACACCGAGGTCGTCACCCTCGTCCACAACGAGACGAGTACGGGTCTGCTCAACCCCGCAAAGGAGGTCGGCGAGATTGCGGCCGACCACGACGCGCGGTTCATCGTCGACGGCGTCACCTGCATCGGTGGGGACGAGTTCCTGATGGACGAGTGGAATGTAGATATCGCGGTCACCGACGGCCAGAAGGCACTCGCCGCGCCGCCGGGCGTCTCCGCACTCTGGGTTGGCGAGGGTGTCGCCAAACATCTCGACGGTGAGAACGCACCGTTCTACGAGGACCTGGACTGGCACCGCCGGAAGGCCGACCAGCACCAGACCCCCTTCACCAGCGCGATTCCGCTGATCCGCGGCCTTGCGGTCGCCGTCGAAGAGATTCGGCACGAAGGAATGGGTGAACGGATCGGTCGCCACCGCGAGCAGTCCGCAGCGTTCCGTGAGGCCATGGAGGCCCTCGGACTGACGCTGTTCGCCCAATGCAACGACGTTAGCGATTACTCGAACACCCTCACTGCAGTTCGCCTGCCCGAGGGTGCCCGCGGTGAGGACAGCGACGCCTTCTTCGACGCCGTCGCCGACCGCGGCGTCTCGATTTCGGGTGGGCAGGCCCACCTCGGCGGGGATATTTTCCGCGTCAGTAACATGGGGAACCTCACGACGGCCCAGTTGGCTCGCGGGGTTCGGACCATCGGCGAAGCATTCAACGAGGTCGGCGTCGACGCCGACACCGCAGCGGGCGTCGACGCGGTCGAAACGCGGCTTCGGTAG
- a CDS encoding HAD-superfamily hydrolase, subfamily IB (PSPase-like) (KEGG: htu:Htur_0070 phosphoserine phosphatase SerB~TIGRFAM: HAD-superfamily hydrolase, subfamily IB, PSPase-like~PFAM: Haloacid dehalogenase-like hydrolase) — protein sequence MTLVAFDFDGTLSDSEMMVLLGERYGVAEEIGDITARAMRGELSYAESLYERAALLEGLPEDEAAAAFEQVALRQGAATVIERLNDAGHTTAILTGGFIPGVEAALERDGAAVDTVIANELPVADGVLTGDADGPLIEGTKDDALEALCHDEGITLDDAVAVGDGANDLPMLQVAGLAVGFEPKDAVAPHCDEIVTTMSELGALFEEEGLL from the coding sequence ATGACACTGGTCGCGTTCGACTTCGACGGGACGCTCTCGGACTCTGAGATGATGGTGTTGCTGGGAGAGCGCTACGGGGTCGCCGAGGAGATCGGCGACATTACTGCACGGGCGATGCGCGGTGAACTCTCCTACGCCGAGAGCCTGTACGAACGGGCGGCCCTCCTCGAAGGGTTGCCCGAAGACGAGGCTGCAGCGGCCTTCGAACAGGTTGCACTCCGGCAGGGCGCCGCCACAGTCATCGAACGACTGAACGATGCGGGCCACACCACGGCCATCCTCACTGGGGGCTTCATTCCTGGTGTCGAGGCCGCACTGGAGCGAGACGGCGCTGCGGTGGACACTGTCATCGCGAACGAACTCCCCGTCGCAGACGGCGTGCTGACTGGCGACGCCGACGGCCCGCTCATCGAGGGAACCAAAGACGACGCACTGGAGGCTCTCTGTCACGATGAAGGAATCACGCTGGATGATGCAGTCGCGGTGGGCGACGGTGCGAACGACCTCCCAATGCTGCAAGTCGCGGGGCTCGCGGTCGGCTTCGAACCAAAAGACGCCGTGGCACCGCACTGCGACGAAATCGTGACCACAATGTCCGAACTTGGAGCGCTGTTCGAGGAAGAAGGACTGCTCTGA
- a CDS encoding D-3-phosphoglycerate dehydrogenase (TIGRFAM: D-3-phosphoglycerate dehydrogenase~KEGG: hbo:Hbor_02900 D-3-phosphoglycerate dehydrogenase~PFAM: D-isomer specific 2-hydroxyacid dehydrogenase, NAD-binding; D-isomer specific 2-hydroxyacid dehydrogenase, catalytic region; Amino acid-binding ACT), with product MKVLVTDPIADAGLERLREAGHDVVTAYDVDGQELLDAVADADGLIVRSGTKVDAALFKAAPNLQIVGRAGIGVDNIDIDSATEHGVIVANAPEGNVRAAAEHTVAMAFATARSIPQAHARMQNGEWAKGEFLGTELNGKTLGIVGLGRVGQEVAKRLSSLGMDLVAYDPYISEERAEQIGAELVDLDSCLESADFLTVHVPLTDETEGLIGEGELAELEDGYLLNCARGGVVDEDALAEAVDDGTMQGAALDVFAAEPLPTDSPLLAVEEIVVTPHLGASTAAAQEHVAVTTAEQVLAAFAEEPVVNALNAPSVDESAFPRIEPYIGLAETAGRVAATLFKGRIERIEVAYAGDIADEDVELVTASAQKGAFEPLEWQVNAVNAARVAKERGITVTETKTRQSADFQSLLTVTVGDDESELAVSGTLFTGNEPRLVSIDGYRVDAVPRGRLLVARNRDKPGVIGFIGSVLGEHNVNIAGMYNARETNGGEALTVYSLDDAVPAAGLSALTDDDRITEVQQLDLSDQ from the coding sequence ATGAAGGTACTCGTAACTGACCCGATCGCCGACGCGGGCCTGGAACGGCTCCGCGAGGCCGGGCACGACGTCGTCACCGCGTATGACGTCGACGGCCAGGAACTGCTCGACGCCGTCGCGGACGCCGACGGACTCATCGTCCGCTCCGGCACGAAGGTGGACGCGGCGCTGTTCAAAGCAGCACCGAACCTCCAAATCGTCGGACGGGCCGGTATCGGTGTCGACAACATCGATATCGATTCGGCCACCGAACACGGCGTCATCGTCGCCAACGCACCGGAAGGCAACGTCCGGGCCGCCGCCGAGCACACCGTCGCGATGGCGTTCGCCACCGCACGCTCCATCCCGCAGGCCCACGCACGCATGCAGAACGGCGAGTGGGCGAAAGGGGAGTTCCTCGGGACCGAACTCAACGGAAAGACCCTGGGCATTGTCGGCCTCGGCCGCGTCGGGCAGGAAGTGGCCAAACGACTCAGCTCGCTGGGCATGGATCTCGTCGCCTACGACCCCTACATCAGCGAGGAGCGCGCCGAGCAGATCGGTGCGGAACTGGTCGACCTGGATAGCTGTCTCGAAAGCGCCGATTTCCTCACCGTCCACGTACCCCTGACCGACGAGACGGAAGGGCTCATCGGTGAGGGCGAACTGGCGGAACTGGAAGACGGCTACCTCCTCAACTGCGCTCGCGGCGGTGTCGTCGACGAGGACGCACTCGCCGAGGCCGTCGACGATGGCACCATGCAAGGTGCCGCACTGGACGTGTTCGCAGCGGAGCCGCTCCCCACGGACTCGCCGCTGCTGGCTGTCGAAGAAATCGTCGTGACGCCGCACCTCGGCGCCTCGACGGCAGCCGCACAGGAACACGTCGCAGTCACGACCGCAGAACAGGTGCTTGCCGCGTTCGCTGAGGAGCCGGTCGTGAACGCGCTCAACGCGCCCTCGGTGGATGAGAGCGCCTTCCCCCGCATCGAGCCGTACATCGGGCTCGCGGAGACAGCCGGCCGGGTCGCGGCGACGCTGTTCAAGGGGCGTATCGAGCGAATCGAGGTTGCCTACGCTGGCGACATCGCCGATGAGGACGTGGAGCTCGTGACCGCGAGCGCCCAGAAAGGTGCGTTCGAGCCGCTGGAGTGGCAGGTCAACGCCGTCAACGCTGCCCGGGTCGCCAAGGAGCGCGGGATTACCGTCACCGAGACCAAGACCCGCCAGTCTGCGGACTTCCAGAGCCTGCTGACGGTCACAGTGGGTGACGACGAGAGCGAGCTTGCGGTCTCGGGCACGCTCTTTACCGGCAACGAACCCCGGCTGGTCTCCATTGACGGCTACCGAGTCGACGCCGTCCCGCGGGGCCGCCTACTGGTCGCACGCAACCGTGACAAACCGGGCGTCATCGGCTTCATCGGAAGCGTGCTGGGCGAACACAACGTCAACATTGCGGGGATGTACAACGCCCGCGAAACCAACGGCGGCGAGGCACTGACGGTGTACAGCCTCGACGACGCTGTGCCTGCAGCTGGGCTGTCGGCGCTGACTGACGACGACCGCATCACCGAGGTGCAGCAACTCGACCTCTCGGACCAGTAG
- a CDS encoding Beta-Ala-His dipeptidase (KEGG: nmg:Nmag_3933 peptidase M20~PFAM: Peptidase M20; Peptidase M20, dimerisation), producing the protein MSEAANQYLDDHQDEQLADLFALLSQPSISATGEGVADCVELVEELCAAYGFDDAVTVETPGQPSVIAHADADERATAADDAPTIFIYGHYDVQPADPENWTTPPFEPAIRAGPDGRDRIYARGAGDNKGQWFAHLCAVRALRETTGLPTNVTLLLEGEEESGSPNLDAVVRDHADVLGDAELAFVADGPIDPSGRPHVLMGARGMQYVQVDVQGPNRDLHSGNYGGPVPNPAWELVRIVSSLKDDTGRVTIDGFYDDVRPIGEADRDALDAMPFDADAIKADLDIPAFAVGPGESYLEKLLYYPTCNICGFRSGYGGEGSKTVLPSTATLKMDMRLVADQDPEAIYEAFEAHVHEHATGVCGVEVTKMGQMHPQRTALDHPIREPVMAAVAAAWPDEPILKPTLGGSLPTAVFERRLGLPCVTVPYANEDENNHSPDENMALDCFRSGTKTTVGLLTELAN; encoded by the coding sequence GTGAGTGAGGCAGCCAATCAGTACCTCGACGACCACCAGGACGAACAGTTGGCAGACCTGTTTGCTCTCCTCTCACAGCCGTCCATCAGCGCGACCGGCGAAGGCGTCGCCGACTGCGTTGAACTCGTCGAGGAACTCTGTGCAGCGTATGGCTTCGACGACGCCGTGACCGTGGAGACGCCAGGCCAGCCCAGCGTCATTGCCCACGCCGACGCGGACGAGCGGGCGACCGCCGCCGACGACGCACCGACGATCTTCATCTACGGCCACTACGACGTCCAACCGGCGGATCCGGAGAACTGGACCACGCCGCCGTTCGAGCCGGCGATTCGTGCGGGCCCGGACGGTCGCGACCGCATCTACGCCCGCGGCGCCGGCGACAACAAGGGCCAGTGGTTCGCCCACCTCTGTGCGGTTCGGGCGCTCCGGGAGACGACCGGCCTGCCGACGAACGTCACGCTCCTGCTGGAGGGCGAAGAGGAGAGTGGCAGCCCCAACCTCGATGCGGTGGTGCGGGACCACGCCGACGTACTCGGCGACGCCGAACTCGCGTTCGTCGCCGACGGTCCTATCGACCCCTCGGGCCGCCCGCACGTGCTGATGGGTGCCCGTGGCATGCAGTACGTGCAAGTCGACGTCCAAGGGCCGAATCGCGACCTTCACTCCGGTAATTACGGTGGGCCTGTCCCCAACCCTGCGTGGGAGCTGGTCCGCATCGTCTCGTCGCTCAAAGACGACACCGGGCGGGTGACCATCGACGGCTTCTACGACGACGTGCGCCCAATCGGCGAGGCGGACCGGGACGCATTAGACGCGATGCCGTTCGACGCCGACGCGATCAAAGCCGACTTGGACATCCCAGCGTTCGCGGTCGGGCCGGGCGAGAGCTACCTCGAGAAACTGCTCTACTACCCCACCTGCAACATCTGTGGGTTCCGTTCGGGCTACGGCGGCGAAGGGAGCAAGACAGTGCTGCCGTCAACGGCGACGCTGAAGATGGATATGCGCCTCGTCGCCGACCAGGACCCCGAGGCAATCTACGAGGCCTTCGAGGCGCACGTCCACGAACACGCTACCGGCGTTTGCGGGGTCGAAGTCACGAAGATGGGCCAGATGCACCCCCAGCGCACCGCGCTGGACCACCCAATCCGTGAGCCGGTGATGGCGGCCGTCGCGGCTGCGTGGCCTGACGAGCCGATTCTGAAGCCGACTCTTGGCGGCTCGCTTCCAACGGCGGTGTTCGAGCGACGGCTTGGGCTCCCCTGTGTGACGGTCCCGTACGCGAACGAGGACGAGAACAACCACTCCCCCGACGAGAACATGGCGCTGGACTGCTTCCGGAGCGGAACGAAAACGACCGTCGGGCTCCTCACCGAATTGGCGAATTGA
- a CDS encoding transposase, IS605 OrfB family (KEGG: hbo:Hbor_15640 transposase, IS605 orfB family, central region~TIGRFAM: Transposase, IS605 OrfB, C-terminal~PFAM: Transposase, IS605 OrfB, C-terminal) produces MVTVSVTTKLHNPSLLRRKEWQRATRLYGDTKRFCIDGWENDDFGKSVTTASIDNDLYSAIQNQAIREAKSDHNKDGEVRYRESQPFAINNQNWKIDTTENGTVVVGFPCVSQWWYTPIEVYDDIDDPVQRLVEGDADKTRLQVYRRGDDWFCTFNIKYDIDTSGETPIGVDIGERHILAVTAYGEGESMLVSGGEAKYVRRKYRSLRDSLSEAGALRARNRVGDKEQRRIKDLNHKLSRRLITFAEQFGNPVIRMEDLEGIRENSSWSGVHSWHFHQLQQFITYKAERAGIRVEKVDAYHTSQECSACGSMGARDGDHFSCSECNRGRHADLNASENIAQREGEPCTA; encoded by the coding sequence ATGGTCACGGTGAGTGTCACCACGAAGTTACACAATCCATCCCTCTTACGGCGGAAGGAGTGGCAACGCGCTACCCGCCTCTACGGTGACACCAAGCGATTCTGTATCGACGGATGGGAGAACGACGACTTCGGAAAGTCCGTGACCACAGCCAGTATTGACAACGACCTCTACTCGGCCATTCAGAACCAAGCCATTCGAGAGGCGAAATCCGACCACAACAAGGACGGAGAGGTTCGCTACCGAGAGAGTCAACCGTTCGCCATTAACAACCAGAATTGGAAGATCGACACGACCGAGAACGGAACGGTTGTCGTCGGTTTCCCGTGCGTCTCCCAATGGTGGTACACCCCGATAGAAGTGTACGATGACATTGATGACCCCGTACAGCGACTGGTCGAGGGGGACGCCGACAAGACCCGCCTACAGGTCTACCGTCGTGGTGACGACTGGTTCTGTACGTTCAACATCAAATACGACATCGACACATCTGGTGAGACGCCTATCGGTGTTGATATTGGCGAACGACACATCCTCGCTGTGACGGCCTACGGCGAGGGCGAGTCCATGCTGGTGTCGGGTGGTGAGGCGAAATATGTTCGACGCAAATATCGTTCCCTACGCGATTCGCTATCGGAAGCGGGTGCGCTTCGCGCACGCAACCGTGTGGGTGACAAAGAACAGCGTCGGATTAAGGACTTAAACCACAAACTCTCCCGTCGTCTCATCACGTTCGCGGAACAGTTCGGGAATCCCGTCATTCGGATGGAGGACCTCGAAGGCATTCGTGAGAACAGTTCGTGGTCGGGCGTTCACTCGTGGCATTTCCACCAGCTCCAACAGTTCATCACGTACAAAGCCGAACGCGCTGGCATCCGTGTCGAGAAAGTGGATGCATACCATACCAGTCAGGAGTGTTCGGCGTGTGGTTCGATGGGAGCCCGTGATGGCGACCACTTTTCGTGTTCGGAGTGCAACCGTGGACGCCACGCCGACCTGAACGCTTCGGAGAACATCGCACAACGGGAGGGAGAACCATGCACGGCCTAA
- a CDS encoding hypothetical protein (KEGG: hla:Hlac_3146 hypothetical protein): MTEIVTHMQKDEVIKSREVPSDWLDNAIAAQAAVKETRHLKSEVTGVNSTYIAPTGEEIGGFRKYEIQVAVNPGVQSPDLPSQVQGIPVRMIREPSGVPTGCLNHGDGFDNMPGGVEMTTDITGGTAGCPATNNGDACMLTAAHLFEDCTRAINGDPGYQSDSIGDSNREFGQVNDHYQRHDWATIDFNNSNGITRDTTIQMPSQRVNVAGRVTQQGVLGLASSGDTIQKISINTGHTTGQVIGMNGNGGFDCVSMDGDGVRISNDQAAGDSGSVCFDKEGNYAYIISVVSIGFSQKGTSCSATEYERGGGWPAYKLYQNAGVSFP; the protein is encoded by the coding sequence ATGACAGAGATCGTAACCCACATGCAAAAGGATGAGGTGATTAAAAGCCGGGAGGTTCCCTCTGACTGGCTCGATAACGCAATAGCCGCACAGGCAGCCGTGAAAGAAACTCGTCATCTAAAGAGCGAGGTTACAGGTGTTAACAGTACCTATATTGCTCCGACCGGTGAGGAAATTGGTGGCTTCCGAAAGTACGAGATTCAAGTCGCTGTGAATCCTGGTGTTCAGTCACCGGATCTGCCGTCGCAAGTCCAAGGGATACCCGTACGAATGATCAGGGAACCGTCGGGTGTCCCGACCGGATGCCTGAATCATGGAGATGGCTTCGATAATATGCCCGGTGGAGTCGAGATGACTACTGATATTACAGGCGGCACTGCTGGTTGTCCAGCTACAAACAACGGTGATGCCTGCATGCTGACAGCTGCCCACCTATTCGAGGACTGTACAAGGGCAATCAATGGTGACCCAGGTTACCAGAGCGACAGCATCGGTGATTCGAATAGAGAATTTGGACAGGTAAACGATCACTATCAACGCCATGATTGGGCGACCATCGACTTCAACAATTCGAACGGTATCACCAGAGATACCACTATCCAGATGCCGTCTCAAAGGGTGAACGTAGCGGGTCGAGTCACCCAACAGGGTGTGCTGGGGCTGGCGTCATCAGGAGATACAATTCAAAAGATCTCGATTAACACCGGCCACACAACCGGCCAGGTGATAGGAATGAACGGTAACGGTGGCTTCGATTGCGTCTCAATGGATGGAGATGGCGTTCGCATATCGAATGATCAGGCGGCAGGCGATTCGGGATCTGTCTGTTTCGACAAAGAGGGGAACTATGCGTATATCATCTCGGTCGTGTCCATCGGCTTCAGTCAGAAAGGAACATCGTGTAGTGCCACAGAGTATGAGAGGGGCGGAGGTTGGCCGGCGTACAAACTGTACCAAAACGCGGGAGTCTCGTTCCCTTAG
- a CDS encoding putative transcriptional regulator, GntR family (KEGG: nmg:Nmag_0093 putative transcriptional regulator, GntR family~PFAM: Aminotransferase, class I/II), translated as MTDRCERFDHLYTGTVRAALDEPGYGSWRSLSAPDAVSLNFGFPYPDSFPEAALSESLDAVLGEEGSDALQYGGGEYVDSLKAGILQREATLGVDATTENLLLTNGATHALDSIARTVLEPGDEIFAEIPTFMGSLSLFENFGVEVTGFPVDEDGLDVAALEAALTARRERGDPIPKLLYTIPNFQNPTGATLSRERRETLVALAAEYGFLIVEDDAYGELRFDGEDVTPMAALDDEGWVVRMGTFSKTIAPGVRTGWVVAHESLIEQFSQQAAGGTNTFTQSVLGRYFDAGHYEPVVEELTEAYAERRDAMLDSLAAHLPPGSEWTEPEGGFFVWVTLPEGVDTEDLLPDAAEEGITYLPGSHFYPGEGGERSLRLSFSHVSPEEMDRGVAALARATEAALTE; from the coding sequence ATGACCGACCGTTGTGAGCGGTTCGACCACCTCTACACCGGAACCGTCCGAGCGGCTCTCGACGAACCCGGCTACGGCAGTTGGCGCTCGCTGAGCGCGCCCGACGCCGTCTCGCTCAATTTTGGCTTCCCCTATCCGGATTCGTTCCCCGAGGCAGCGCTCTCGGAGTCGCTGGACGCCGTGCTGGGAGAGGAGGGGAGCGACGCGCTCCAGTACGGCGGCGGCGAGTACGTGGACAGTCTGAAAGCCGGCATCCTCCAGCGGGAGGCGACCCTCGGCGTCGACGCGACGACGGAGAACCTCCTGCTGACCAACGGCGCGACCCACGCGCTCGACAGCATCGCCCGCACGGTGCTCGAACCCGGCGACGAGATATTCGCCGAGATTCCGACCTTCATGGGGTCGCTCTCGCTGTTCGAGAACTTCGGCGTCGAGGTGACTGGCTTCCCGGTAGACGAGGATGGCCTCGACGTGGCTGCGCTCGAAGCAGCACTCACAGCCCGCCGGGAGCGCGGCGACCCCATCCCGAAACTGCTCTACACCATCCCGAACTTCCAGAATCCGACTGGAGCGACGCTCTCGCGTGAGCGCCGTGAGACGCTGGTAGCCCTCGCCGCAGAGTACGGCTTCCTCATCGTCGAGGACGACGCCTACGGCGAACTCCGATTCGACGGCGAGGACGTGACGCCGATGGCGGCGCTGGACGACGAGGGCTGGGTCGTCCGAATGGGGACGTTCTCGAAGACCATCGCCCCCGGGGTCAGGACTGGGTGGGTAGTGGCCCACGAATCACTGATCGAGCAGTTCAGCCAGCAGGCTGCCGGTGGTACCAACACGTTCACCCAGAGCGTACTCGGGCGCTACTTTGACGCCGGCCACTACGAACCGGTGGTGGAGGAACTCACCGAGGCCTATGCAGAACGGCGCGATGCGATGCTCGACTCGCTTGCGGCTCACCTTCCGCCCGGCTCGGAGTGGACCGAACCAGAAGGCGGGTTCTTCGTCTGGGTTACGCTCCCAGAAGGCGTCGACACGGAGGACCTGCTTCCCGACGCCGCTGAGGAGGGAATCACCTACCTCCCCGGATCGCATTTCTACCCCGGAGAGGGTGGGGAGCGTTCTCTGCGTCTCTCGTTCAGCCACGTCTCTCCCGAGGAGATGGACCGCGGTGTGGCAGCACTCGCCCGGGCGACAGAGGCAGCACTAACTGAGTAG
- a CDS encoding Argininosuccinate synthase (PFAM: Argininosuccinate synthase~TIGRFAM: Argininosuccinate synthase~HAMAP: Argininosuccinate synthase~KEGG: hbo:Hbor_01700 argininosuccinate synthase) — MTSVALAFSGGLDTTVCVPLLKEEYGYDNVVAVTVDVGQPEAEFAEARETADALGLDIHVIDATAEFASLCFDSVRANATYQGYPLGTALARPIIAKAILEVAEEQGCDAIAHGCTGKGNDQLRFETVWRGSDLDVIAPVRELGLTREWEVEYAAERNLPVEAGNEGAWSIDTNLWSRSVEGGQLEDPSHIPSEDIYDWTQTPDGSEELVEVTFEDGYPVALNGDGLSATALIEELNALAGAYGVGRTDMLEDRMLGLKVRENYEHPAATVLLTAHEALEQFVFTKTERDFKPQIDDQWAQTAYKGLVDAPLMNSLEGYLDASQEKVTGTVTVKLQGGAVRPVARESEYGVYSENAASFNTETVDGIEQADATGVAKYHGFQERLANQVAASAAAAEKPELSTDGGE; from the coding sequence ATGACGAGTGTTGCACTCGCGTTTAGTGGCGGCCTGGACACGACGGTCTGTGTGCCGCTTTTGAAAGAGGAGTATGGATACGACAATGTCGTCGCCGTCACCGTCGACGTGGGCCAACCCGAGGCAGAGTTCGCGGAAGCCCGCGAAACCGCCGATGCGCTCGGCCTGGACATCCACGTCATCGACGCCACCGCGGAGTTCGCGTCACTCTGTTTCGACTCCGTTCGCGCCAACGCGACCTATCAGGGGTATCCGCTCGGCACGGCGCTCGCCCGCCCGATCATCGCGAAGGCTATCCTGGAAGTGGCTGAGGAGCAGGGCTGTGACGCCATCGCGCACGGCTGCACGGGGAAGGGCAACGACCAGCTCCGCTTCGAGACGGTCTGGCGCGGCTCCGACCTCGACGTAATCGCACCCGTCCGCGAACTGGGCCTGACCCGCGAGTGGGAGGTCGAGTACGCCGCCGAACGTAACCTGCCCGTCGAGGCCGGCAACGAGGGCGCGTGGAGTATCGACACCAACCTCTGGTCGCGTTCAGTCGAGGGCGGCCAACTCGAGGACCCCAGCCACATTCCGAGCGAGGATATCTACGACTGGACACAGACCCCCGACGGGAGCGAGGAACTGGTCGAGGTCACCTTCGAGGACGGCTACCCAGTCGCCTTGAACGGAGACGGACTCTCGGCGACCGCCCTCATCGAGGAACTCAACGCGCTCGCAGGGGCCTACGGCGTCGGCCGCACGGACATGCTCGAGGACCGCATGCTCGGGCTGAAGGTTCGCGAGAACTACGAGCACCCCGCCGCGACGGTGCTCCTGACCGCCCACGAGGCGCTGGAGCAGTTCGTCTTCACGAAGACCGAGCGTGACTTCAAACCCCAGATCGACGACCAGTGGGCACAGACCGCCTACAAAGGGCTCGTTGATGCGCCGCTCATGAATTCGCTCGAGGGCTATCTCGACGCCTCCCAAGAGAAGGTCACCGGCACAGTGACGGTCAAACTCCAGGGTGGGGCAGTCCGCCCGGTCGCCCGTGAGTCCGAGTACGGCGTCTACTCCGAGAACGCCGCCTCGTTCAACACCGAGACGGTCGACGGCATCGAGCAGGCCGACGCGACGGGCGTCGCGAAGTACCACGGCTTCCAAGAGCGCCTCGCGAACCAGGTGGCTGCTTCGGCTGCTGCAGCCGAGAAGCCCGAACTCTCCACGGACGGTGGCGAGTAG